In the bacterium genome, one interval contains:
- the rssA gene encoding patatin-like phospholipase RssA encodes MTAPHRPCIGLALGSGSARGWAHIGVIRALERAGIQPQIVCGTSIGALVGAAYAAGDLDRLERWVLEQRVSDVLGLLDVGLGGGVLRGDRLTRFFRRHFTDRPIDELRVPFAAVATCLRTGAEVWLRRGSSVDAVRASAALPGLFAPVRWEGTLLVDGGLVNPVPVSVARAMGADIVIAVDLGSDILGRRFRAASQPSAPPGGVEKWMRKLQENLRALAPAASSDEPVMPSMLDVLTTCMDIVQVRIARSRMAGEPPEVVVAPRLAHLRLLDFHRGKEAMEEGHRAVERVAQSLAALNG; translated from the coding sequence ATGACTGCGCCGCACAGGCCGTGCATCGGGCTCGCACTGGGGAGCGGGTCGGCGCGGGGGTGGGCTCACATCGGCGTCATCCGCGCGCTCGAGCGGGCGGGCATCCAGCCGCAGATCGTGTGCGGGACGTCGATCGGTGCACTGGTCGGTGCGGCCTACGCGGCGGGAGATCTGGATCGACTGGAGCGCTGGGTCCTCGAACAGCGCGTCAGTGACGTGCTCGGGCTACTCGACGTCGGCCTCGGTGGTGGAGTGCTGAGAGGCGATCGCCTCACCCGGTTCTTTCGCCGACATTTCACGGACCGTCCGATCGATGAGCTGCGGGTGCCGTTCGCCGCCGTCGCAACGTGTCTACGGACGGGGGCAGAAGTCTGGCTGCGGCGCGGCTCGTCCGTCGACGCCGTGCGCGCTTCGGCAGCGCTGCCCGGGCTGTTTGCCCCGGTGCGCTGGGAGGGAACGCTCCTCGTCGACGGCGGACTCGTCAACCCGGTGCCGGTGTCGGTCGCGCGCGCCATGGGCGCGGATATCGTGATCGCGGTCGACCTCGGATCCGACATCCTCGGCCGTCGCTTTCGCGCCGCCTCGCAACCCAGCGCGCCACCCGGCGGCGTCGAGAAGTGGATGCGCAAGCTGCAGGAGAACCTCCGCGCCCTCGCACCCGCGGCGTCGTCCGACGAACCGGTGATGCCCTCGATGCTGGACGTGCTCACCACGTGCATGGACATCGTGCAGGTCCGGATTGCGCGCAGCCGCATGGCCGGCGAGCCGCCGGAGGTGGTTGTCGCCCCCCGGCTGGCGCACCTTCGCCTGCTCGATTTCCACCGTGGAAAGGAAGCGATGGAGGAAGGCCATCGCGCGGTGGAGCGGGTCGCGCAGAGTCTTGCTGCGCTCAACG
- a CDS encoding pentapeptide repeat-containing protein: MSMRRALPIAFAALTLLVAACGGGGSKASSGAPAAPPPGGISEAYLLRHPHQALNATHTVLLDLEADAAMSPDTGTIEGVDEVPYYFARPTRLTLAVDDSFAAAPTLTLLNEMGATVMQVGGAPRAQTATVSGALTLQVRHPRAGVPGAAPQPVFLRPTIGGADGPNPADVERLEAGEDCVGCDLRGLVMEGFLELRNLDLSTSDFTGASLSSGVFFYADTMTGVIFDHASFDSVLFGSSVLTGASFKGARFLPAAGATCQGPSCRTHKDLEPSGCCVIHCNTTFANGLTPMALDRADFSGATFASACLGTATLQGASFAGATFDYASSASADFAGSDLRGAVFDGTDVMGRDASGEPAADGAPASFAGATLSDATTGATFNGVDLTGIDFAGTDLRQASFANSTLTGTTNFAGANFSGSNFDGIDLSRVDLSGATLSSTTSFAGATLSDGTAHGVNLACLPSGTGGCQFPQRTTQFKGVDLSYANLNGAGLEEADLSGTILDNAELIGARLNLASLKNASLRGLVAGVQPGSSGQVTQLGGAYMVNADLTDADLRSADLSGAHLYGSAQLVRTQLDAADLSNAICAGAAFSGSLTDTVFDNAVLVNATFNGADLTNAKLDTAYLQGADFSSASSVLGATLRNAAVATAPGTWTFTEQNGQPFSFEYGATALGAFTTDATVICPDNANGPCDTAASLVPVENGPFPPQPPCVPSYEFCYENCLDPPVFDVKPPQCGG; encoded by the coding sequence GTGTCGATGCGTCGCGCGCTGCCGATCGCGTTCGCCGCCCTGACCCTGCTCGTCGCCGCGTGCGGCGGCGGCGGCTCGAAGGCGTCGAGCGGCGCGCCCGCCGCGCCGCCGCCCGGCGGCATCTCCGAAGCCTACCTGCTGCGGCACCCGCATCAGGCGCTGAACGCCACGCACACGGTCCTGCTCGACCTCGAAGCCGACGCCGCGATGTCGCCGGACACCGGCACCATCGAGGGCGTCGACGAGGTGCCCTACTACTTCGCCCGGCCGACGCGGCTGACCCTGGCGGTCGACGACTCGTTCGCGGCCGCCCCGACCCTGACGTTGCTGAACGAGATGGGCGCCACGGTCATGCAGGTCGGCGGCGCGCCGCGCGCGCAGACCGCGACCGTCTCCGGCGCGCTCACGCTCCAGGTCCGCCACCCGCGCGCCGGCGTGCCGGGGGCCGCGCCGCAGCCCGTGTTCCTGCGGCCGACGATCGGCGGCGCGGACGGCCCCAATCCGGCCGACGTCGAACGCCTGGAAGCCGGGGAGGATTGTGTCGGCTGCGACCTGCGCGGTCTCGTCATGGAGGGCTTTCTGGAGCTGCGGAACCTCGACCTCAGTACGTCCGACTTCACCGGCGCGTCGCTGAGCAGCGGCGTCTTCTTCTACGCCGACACGATGACCGGCGTGATCTTCGATCACGCCAGCTTCGACAGCGTGCTCTTCGGCAGCTCGGTCCTGACCGGCGCCAGCTTCAAGGGCGCGCGGTTCCTGCCGGCTGCTGGCGCGACGTGCCAGGGGCCGAGCTGCCGCACCCACAAGGATCTCGAGCCGAGCGGCTGCTGCGTCATCCACTGCAACACCACCTTCGCCAACGGACTGACGCCGATGGCGCTCGACCGGGCCGACTTCAGCGGCGCGACCTTCGCCAGCGCCTGCCTGGGCACCGCGACGCTGCAGGGGGCCTCGTTCGCCGGCGCGACGTTCGACTACGCGTCGAGCGCCTCGGCCGACTTCGCCGGCAGCGATCTGCGCGGCGCGGTTTTCGACGGCACCGACGTGATGGGGCGCGACGCGTCCGGCGAGCCGGCGGCGGACGGCGCCCCGGCGAGCTTCGCCGGCGCGACGCTGTCGGACGCCACGACCGGCGCGACCTTCAACGGCGTCGACCTCACCGGCATCGACTTCGCCGGCACGGATCTGCGCCAGGCGTCGTTCGCCAACAGCACGCTGACCGGCACCACCAACTTCGCCGGCGCCAACTTCTCCGGCAGCAACTTCGACGGCATCGATCTGTCACGGGTCGACCTGTCGGGCGCGACGCTCTCGTCGACCACCAGCTTCGCCGGCGCCACGCTGTCGGACGGCACCGCGCACGGCGTCAATCTCGCCTGCCTGCCGAGCGGCACCGGCGGCTGCCAGTTCCCGCAGCGGACGACGCAATTCAAGGGCGTCGACCTGTCGTACGCCAACCTGAACGGCGCCGGCCTCGAGGAAGCCGACTTGAGCGGCACCATCCTCGACAACGCCGAGCTGATCGGCGCGCGGCTCAATCTCGCCAGCCTCAAGAACGCCTCGCTGCGCGGCCTCGTCGCCGGCGTGCAGCCGGGCAGCAGCGGCCAGGTCACGCAGCTCGGCGGCGCGTACATGGTCAACGCCGACCTGACCGACGCCGACCTGCGCAGCGCCGATCTCTCCGGCGCGCATCTCTACGGCAGCGCGCAACTGGTGCGCACGCAGCTCGACGCCGCCGATCTCAGCAACGCCATCTGCGCCGGCGCCGCCTTCAGCGGCAGCCTCACCGACACCGTGTTCGACAACGCCGTGCTGGTCAACGCCACCTTCAACGGCGCCGACCTCACCAACGCCAAGCTCGACACCGCCTACCTCCAGGGCGCCGACTTCTCCTCCGCCAGCAGCGTTCTCGGCGCCACCCTGCGCAACGCCGCCGTCGCCACCGCCCCCGGCACCTGGACCTTCACGGAGCAGAACGGCCAACCGTTCAGCTTCGAGTACGGCGCCACCGCCCTCGGCGCCTTCACCACCGACGCCACCGTCATCTGCCCCGACAATGCCAACGGCCCCTGCGACACCGCGGCGTCGCTGGTCCCGGTCGAGAACGGCCCCTTTCCCCCGCAGCCGCCCTGCGTCCCGAGCTACGAGTTCTGCTACGAGAACTGCCTCGACCCACCGGTCTTCGACGTGAAGCCGCCGCAGTGCGGCGGGTAG